The Vibrio tubiashii genome includes a window with the following:
- a CDS encoding ABC transporter ATP-binding protein: protein MSILSINQMNVRFQTPDGLVQAVSDLSYSINKGETLGIVGESGSGKSQSVFALMGLTADNGLVSGEANFHGENLLSMSKSQLNHIRAEKIGMIFQDPMTSLNPFMKVGKQLAEVLMIHKGMSRKEADKEAIAMLDAVRIPSAATRMAQYPHEMSGGMRQRVMIAMALLCMPELLIADEPTTALDVTVQAQILTLLRELQAEFNTAILLITHDMGVVAEMCDRVLVMYGGRKMEEADTESIFSTPSHPYTQGLLKAIPSISEDMDRLPTIPGNPPSALIHNKGCPFKERCNEYRAECSAQMPPFRALSTSQGLACHVKAPASITSIARSA from the coding sequence ATGAGTATTCTCTCGATTAACCAGATGAATGTGCGCTTCCAAACCCCTGATGGCTTAGTGCAAGCGGTCAGTGATTTGTCCTATAGCATAAACAAAGGCGAAACCTTGGGCATTGTCGGCGAGTCTGGCTCGGGCAAAAGCCAATCGGTTTTTGCGCTGATGGGCTTAACTGCTGACAATGGTTTGGTCAGCGGAGAGGCCAATTTCCATGGCGAAAACCTACTTTCGATGTCAAAAAGCCAACTCAATCATATTCGTGCAGAAAAGATTGGCATGATCTTCCAAGATCCGATGACCTCACTCAACCCGTTTATGAAAGTTGGTAAGCAACTTGCCGAAGTTTTGATGATTCACAAAGGCATGTCACGTAAAGAAGCCGATAAAGAAGCCATTGCGATGCTTGATGCGGTAAGGATTCCATCAGCGGCCACAAGGATGGCGCAATATCCGCATGAAATGTCAGGCGGCATGCGCCAACGAGTGATGATTGCAATGGCACTACTGTGTATGCCTGAGCTATTGATCGCGGATGAACCGACCACCGCATTGGATGTGACGGTACAAGCGCAAATTTTGACTCTATTGCGTGAGCTGCAAGCCGAGTTCAACACCGCCATTCTGCTTATTACCCATGATATGGGCGTGGTCGCGGAAATGTGTGATCGAGTCTTAGTCATGTATGGCGGGCGCAAAATGGAAGAAGCAGATACGGAGTCAATTTTTTCGACTCCTTCTCACCCGTACACACAAGGTCTTCTCAAAGCGATACCTTCAATCAGTGAAGATATGGATCGCCTGCCTACCATTCCCGGCAATCCCCCTAGTGCACTGATTCACAACAAAGGCTGCCCTTTTAAAGAACGTTGTAACGAGTACCGGGCGGAGTGCAGTGCGCAAATGCCGCCATTTAGAGCGCTCTCTACGAGCCAAGGGTTAGCTTGCCATGTCAAAGCCCCCGCTTCCATCACATCCATTGCACGTTCAGCTTAG
- a CDS encoding ABC transporter ATP-binding protein has product MNQPEVLLSARDLKVHFAINKHILPSKRKVVKAVDGIDLEVFRGETLGIVGESGCGKSTLARALLRLIEPTGGELSWKGQDMRGFSKQELAKKRREFQMVFQDPSACLNPRLTISECIAEPLLTHEPHLSRQEVESRVIAMMDKVGLLASQRNRYPHEFSGGQCQRVGIARALILKPDLVVCDEPVSALDVSIQAQVINLLDDLKQEMGLTLVMIAHDLSVVRHISDRVMVMYLGKPMEVGRYDKVFDDAQHPYTKALLSAVPIAHPTLARNREIQLLPGDLPSPLNPPSGCVFRTRCPSATDLCGQQKPTRSGLPDHHIFCTHTLLGSQTL; this is encoded by the coding sequence ATGAACCAACCAGAAGTTTTACTTTCAGCGCGTGATTTAAAAGTTCACTTCGCAATCAATAAGCACATATTGCCAAGTAAACGCAAAGTGGTGAAAGCCGTCGATGGTATCGACTTAGAAGTATTCCGCGGAGAAACTTTAGGCATTGTCGGTGAGTCTGGGTGTGGAAAATCAACCCTAGCACGAGCACTGCTTCGCCTGATAGAACCGACAGGTGGCGAGCTCTCATGGAAGGGGCAAGATATGCGTGGGTTTAGTAAACAAGAGCTAGCGAAAAAACGTCGTGAGTTTCAAATGGTGTTTCAAGATCCTTCTGCCTGTTTGAATCCTCGTCTGACGATCTCCGAATGTATCGCTGAACCCTTGCTGACTCATGAACCCCATTTAAGTCGCCAAGAGGTAGAAAGCCGCGTTATCGCGATGATGGACAAAGTGGGTTTACTTGCGAGCCAGCGAAATCGCTATCCGCATGAATTCTCGGGCGGTCAATGTCAACGCGTGGGCATCGCGCGTGCTCTGATCCTCAAACCCGACTTAGTGGTGTGTGATGAACCTGTCAGCGCCCTTGATGTATCGATACAAGCGCAGGTGATTAATCTTCTTGATGATTTAAAACAAGAGATGGGGTTAACACTGGTCATGATCGCCCACGACCTAAGTGTAGTAAGACACATAAGCGATCGTGTCATGGTGATGTATTTAGGTAAACCGATGGAAGTTGGCCGCTACGATAAGGTTTTCGATGACGCCCAGCACCCTTACACCAAGGCCTTACTATCTGCTGTTCCTATCGCTCACCCAACACTCGCTCGCAATCGTGAAATTCAACTATTGCCTGGCGATCTTCCATCACCGCTCAATCCACCAAGTGGATGTGTATTTCGCACTCGTTGCCCAAGTGCCACCGATTTATGTGGCCAACAAAA
- a CDS encoding ABC transporter permease subunit — protein sequence MLTKRIDAQELADQVSSQVEAVEGRSLWQDAWTRFRKNRAAMTSIYVLMFIVLCITFGPQLAAFGHDEIDWNVVADPYELGKPSLSSGHYFGTDDLGQDIFARTMQGGRLSIMVGFMGALVAVVIGTAWGALSGYLGGIVDSTMMRIIEVLDSVPFMFLVILFVTLFGNNIYLIFVVIGMVSWLGIARVVRGVTFSIKKREFIEAAHSIGVSRLTIVRRHVLPNVLGIVMVYSSLMVPGFIMFESFLSFLGLGVQPPDTSWGILIAEGAKTIDVALWQLVFPSVFLVATLFCFNFIGDGLRDALDPKDR from the coding sequence ATGTTAACCAAACGTATTGACGCCCAGGAGCTAGCAGATCAAGTAAGCTCTCAAGTTGAAGCGGTAGAAGGGCGTAGCTTATGGCAAGACGCCTGGACTCGCTTTCGTAAAAACCGTGCCGCAATGACATCCATTTATGTGCTGATGTTTATTGTCTTGTGTATCACGTTCGGCCCACAGCTTGCTGCCTTCGGTCACGATGAAATTGATTGGAACGTGGTTGCTGACCCTTATGAATTAGGTAAACCTTCGCTAAGTTCAGGGCACTACTTTGGTACCGATGACTTAGGCCAAGATATCTTCGCCCGCACCATGCAGGGAGGCAGGCTTTCGATCATGGTTGGCTTTATGGGCGCACTGGTCGCGGTGGTGATTGGAACCGCTTGGGGAGCCTTATCTGGTTACCTCGGGGGGATCGTTGATAGCACTATGATGCGCATTATCGAGGTGCTCGACTCCGTCCCATTTATGTTTCTGGTCATTCTGTTCGTTACCCTATTTGGCAATAATATCTACCTGATCTTTGTTGTGATCGGCATGGTCTCTTGGCTCGGCATTGCTAGGGTCGTACGCGGTGTCACATTCAGTATCAAGAAAAGGGAGTTTATCGAAGCAGCCCATTCTATCGGGGTGTCTCGATTGACCATAGTGCGCCGTCACGTGTTACCCAATGTACTGGGCATTGTGATGGTTTACTCCTCACTCATGGTGCCCGGGTTCATTATGTTTGAATCCTTCCTAAGCTTTTTGGGGCTGGGTGTTCAACCACCCGATACCAGTTGGGGCATCTTAATCGCTGAGGGCGCGAAAACAATTGATGTCGCCCTTTGGCAATTGGTATTCCCTTCAGTTTTCCTTGTTGCCACCTTGTTCTGTTTTAACTTTATCGGTGATGGTCTGCGTGACGCACTCGATCCAAAAGATCGCTAA